One region of Vidua chalybeata isolate OUT-0048 chromosome 26, bVidCha1 merged haplotype, whole genome shotgun sequence genomic DNA includes:
- the KCNH6 gene encoding potassium voltage-gated channel subfamily H member 6: MPVRRGHVAPQNTYLDTIIRKFEGQNRKFLIANAQMENCAIIYCNDGFCEMFGYSRVEVMQQPCTCDFLTGPDTTKSSIAQLTQALLGSEECKLEILYYRKDTSCFRCLVDVVPVKNEEGVVIMFILNFEDLAQLIAKSTGRSLHQRLSHSWNKEASHVKPNPPNSTSDSDLMKYRTISQIPQFTLNFVEFNLEKHRSGSTTEIEIIAPHKVMERTQNVTEKVTQVLSLGADVLPEYKLQAPRIHRWTILHYSPFKAVWDWLILLLVIYTAVFTPYSAAFLLNEEQVEEKRWDCSYSCDPLNIIDLIVDIMFIVDIVINFRTTYVNINDEVVSHPGKIAIHYFKGWFLIDMVAAIPFDLLIFRSGSDETTTLIGLLKTARLLRLVRVARKLDRYSEYGAAVLFLLMCTFALIAHWLACIWYAIGNVERPYMEHKIGWLDNLGDQIGKRYNDSDLSSGPSIKDKYVTALYFTFSSLTSVGFGNVSPNTNSEKIFSICVMLIGSLMYASIFGNVSAIIQRLYSGTARYHTQMLRVKEFIRFHQIPNPLRQRLEEYFQHAWSYTNGIDMNAVLKGFPDCLQADICLHLNRTLLQNCKAFRGASKGCLRALAMKFKTTHAPPGDTLVHYGDVLTTLYFISRGSIEILREDIVVAILGKNDIFGEPISLYARPGKSNADVRALTYCDLHKIQREDLLEVLDMYPAFSDNFWSNLEITFNLRDADSVPRSPLSEEYDCTYRRARRRKHSPCQPSKPDPDTGISDAEQYHTYSELTNPQDPLSKDQWDDLGSSTSPCSQASDDEAKTGSPVKAEPFPTAKKDDFALPSLSLITTSAGNTEVGKQAAESSQSYTATPLDIPSMFSFWEDRQPAHPAEPLQHISLVHSSRDVPLHSDGRPGQIESRLELLQAQLSRLESRMSSDIHIILQLLQRQLSQVPPAYSPISPTSHSLAMYGMAPRSLEPLAPCAPLEEQELPTQEQSPSYTEVEKFHLKSRDSLSSGMQLSVSSDKTVTVYSEQEHPSPPLPNPEPPHQRAPNTQGLLRGSRFPSLPEHLEASSEHQDIQRHLSDPVLPGS; the protein is encoded by the exons ATGCCGGTGCGCCGGGGCCATGTGGCCCCCCAAAACACCTACCTGGACACCATCATTCGCAAATTTGAAGGACAAA ACCGCAAGTTCCTCATTGCCAACGCCCAGATGGAGAACTGTGCCATCATCTACTGCAACGACGGCTTCTGCGAGATGTTCGGCTACTCCCGCGTGGAGGTGatgcagcagccctgcaccTGCGACTTCCTCACCGGCCCCGACACCACCAAGAGCTCCATCGCCCAGCTCACCCAGGCCCTGCTCGGCTCCGAGGAGTGCAAGCTCGAGATCCTCTACTACCGCAAAGACA CGTCGTGTTTCCGCTGCCTGGTGGATGTGGTGCCTGTGAAGAACGAGGAAGGCGTCGTCATCATGTTCATCCTCAACTTCGAGGATCTGGCACAGCTCATCGCCAAGAGCACCGGGCGGAGCCTGCACCAGCGCCTGTCGCACAGCTGGAACAAAG AGGCTTCCCATGTCAAACCCAACCCCCCGAACTCCACGTCGGACTCGGACCTCATGAAGTACAGGACCATCAGCCAGATCCCCCAGTTCACGCTCAACTTCGTGGAGTTCAACCTGGAGAAGCACCGCTCGGGCTCCACCACAGAGATTGAGATAATTGCTCCCCACAAGGTGATGGAGCGCACCCAGAACGTCACCGAGAAGGTCACGCAG GTGCTGTCCCTGGGCGCTGACGTCCTTCCTGAGTACAAGCTGCAGGCGCCGCGCATCCACCGATGGACCATCCTGCACTACAGCCCCTTCAAGGCCGTGTGGGACTGGCTCATCCTCCTGCTGGTCATCTACACAGCCGTCTTCACCCCCTACTCAGCCGCCTTCCTGCTCAACGAGGAGCAGGTGGAGGAGAAGCGCTGGGACTGCAGCTACTCCTGTGACCCACTCAACATCATTGACCTCATCGTGGACATCATGTTCATCGTGGACATTGTCATCAACTTCCGCACCACCTACGTCAACATCAACGACGAGGTGGTGAGCCACCCCGGCAAGATCGCCATTCATTACTTCAAGGGGTGGTTCCTCATTGACATGGTGGCTGCCATCCCCTTCGACCTGCTCATCTTCCGCTCTGGCTCTGATGAG ACCACCACCCTCATTGGCCTCCTGAAGACTGCCCGCTTGCTGCGCCTGGTGCGCGTGGCGCGGAAGCTGGACCGGTACTCGGAGTACGGAGCAGCCGTGCTCTTCCTGCTCATGTGCACCTTCGCCCTCATCGCCCACTGGCTGGCCTGCATCTGGTACGCCATCGGCAACGTGGAGCGGCCCTACATGGAGCACAAGATCGGCTGGCTGGACAACCTGGGTGACCAGATCGGCAAGCGCTACAACGACAGCGACCTCTCCTCTGGGCCGTCCATCAAGGATAAATATGTCACTGCCCTGTATTTCACCTTCAGCAGCCTCACCAGCGTGGGCTTTGGCAATGTCTCGCCCAACACCAACTCCGAGAAGATCTTCTCCATCTGTGTCATGCTCATTGGCT CTCTGATGTACGCCAGTATCTTCGGCAACGTCTCAGCCATCATCCAGCGCCTCTACTCAGGCACAGCACGCTACCACACGCAGATGCTGCGGGTCAAGGAGTTCATCCGCTTCCACCAGATCCCCAACCCCCTGCGCCAGCGCCTGGAGGAGTATTTCCAGCATGCCTGGTCCTACACCAACGGCATTGACATGAACGCG GTGCTGAAGGGCTTCCCCGACTGCCTGCAGGCCGACATCTGCCTGCACCTGAACCGCACGctgctgcagaactgcaaaGCGTTCCGGGGAGCCAGCAAAGGCTGCCTGCGCGCCCTGGCCATGAAGTTCAAAACGACTCACGCACCGCCCGGAGACACCCTGGTGCACTACGGAGATGTCCTCACCACACTCTACTTCATCTCCCGGGGTTCCATTGAGATCCTCCGGGAAGACATTGTGGTGGCCATCTTAG GGAAGAATGACATCTTTGGGGAGCCCATCAGCCTCTACGCCCGCCCGGGGAAGTCCAACGCCGACGTGAGGGCCCTGACCTACTGCGACTTGCACAAGATCCAACGCGAGGACCTGCTGGAGGTCTTGGACATGTACCCAGCCTTCTCTGACAACTTCTGGAGCAACCTAGAGATCACCTTCAACCTACGAGAT GCAGACAGCGTTCCCCGCTCACCCCTCAGCGAGGAGTACGACTGCACCTACCGCCGGGCTCGCCGCCGCAAGCACTCCCCTTGCCAGCCCAGCAAGCCTG ACCCAGACACGGGCATCTCTGATGCAGAGCAGTATCACACCTACTCCGAGCTCACCAACCCGCAGGACCCGCTGAGTAAGGACCAGTGGGACgacctgggcagcagcacctctccctgctcccaggccagTGACGATGAGGCCAAGACTGGCAGCCCTGTGAAAGCTGAGCCCTTCCCCACAGCCAAAAAGGATGACTTTGCTCTGCCCTCGCTCAGCCTCATCACCACCAGCGCCGGCAACACGGAGGTCGGcaagcaggcagcagagagcagccagtCCTACACAG ccACTCCCCTGGATATCCCCAGCATGTTCAGCTTCTGGGAGGATCGGCAGCCGGCCCACCCTGCGGAGCCTCTGCAGCACATCTCGCTGGTGCACAGCTCGCGGGACGTGCCCCTGCACAGCGACGGCAGGCCGGGGCAGATCGAGtccaggctggagctcctgcaggcCCAGCTCAGCAG gctggagTCCAGGATGTCGTCAGACATTCATATaatcctccagctcctgcagcgcCAGCTGTCCCAAGTGCCACCCGCGTACAGCCCCATCTCGCCGACCTCCCACAGCCTGGCCATGTACGGCATGGCCCCGCGGAGCCTGGAGCCGCTCGCCCCCTGTGCGCctctggaggagcaggagctgccgACCCAGGAGCAG AGCCCGAGCTACACGGAGGTAGAAAAGTTCCACTTGAAATCCAGGGACTCCTTGTCAAGCGGGATGCAGCTGTCCGTGTCATCCGACAAAACCGTGACCGTCTACTCCGAGCAGGAGCAcccctccccacctctcccGAACCCAGAGCCTCCCCACCAAAGGGCACCAAATACCCAGGGACTCTTGCGGGGCTCTcgtttcccttccctccctgagCACTTGGAGGCATCTTCCGAGCACCAGGACATTCAGAGACACCTCTCCGACCCCGTGCTTCCTGGAAGTTAG